The Sabethes cyaneus chromosome 1, idSabCyanKW18_F2, whole genome shotgun sequence DNA segment GCTGCTGGTCCAGAGCTTTCCGCGGGAACAGGCGTTCTGGATCGGATCCAAGCCGCTTTAGGAAGCTTGACAGACTTTCGTAGTAGCAATCCATCAGATCCTCGTAGTGCTGATCGCGAAATGCTTTGTTCGATGCACTAAAGATGAAATACATGAGATCCAGAACGGGTGACGCGTAGCGGCTGATTTGCCAATCAAGCAAGCGGAAGTCCACAGGAACTTCATTCTAGAAAATAAATACTTGATATAGTAAGGGGCGTTACGGGGATTTCAGATAACCAAATTTTACCTCGTGCTTAAACAGCATATTATTATTCCAACAATCACCATGACAGATTACAGCGTACGGTTCGGCAGCTTCACCTAGAGTCAATTCCTTCACCATATCCATAAACTTCCCATCGAGGGCTTTCTTGGTTTTGGCATACACATCCGGTTCTTTCTCGGGATCCAAGGTTTCAAGTGTTCTGGTAATCAACACGGTGAACCAGGCATCCATTTGTTCGTCTTCCTCGCGAGATGTAAACAATTCCTTCATGCCTCGGAACTGCTCTATCCGTTCTGGATGCTGGTCTTTCAGCGCGAAGGAGAGTGCATGCAAACGTCCCAAAGCTTTGATCACCAGACGGAAATGTTCTACACTCAGCTCCTTGTGCCGGTCGAACATGTCGAAGCCATCTTCCTTCAAATCTCTCATGAGTATAACCTCCTCGCACTCCACCAGGCAGGTTCGCAGACAGCGTGGAATCTGATTGAACGACTGTTCTCCGTCCGTGGTATCGATACCCTTCTCCCGTTGGAACTGCTCCAGCATTGGGTATATTTCAGTGTAGAAACTAATCTCCCGCTCGAAGCTGGGTCGtgcaaagaactgcttccgacGGGCTTCGTTTTGCGGCGGCAGCTTGGCGATGATATTCAAGTGTTTTCCCGTCCGACGGCACTCGACCCGAGCCCGGAACACTATCCCGATGTAGTTGTCACCCTTGTTGGATCCGGCCTGCAGGTCGATGGCAACGTCATCGGAGCTCAGCTCTTCGCGGGCGGCCTTCTCAAGCAACTGCTGGCTGGAGGCCACCGGAAGACTACCGACGGTTCCGTTGGTTCCGTCCAGGCACATGATAACCTGTAAAGAGGGGAAAAATTTCTGAACTATAGTTGAAGTAATTTTGAAACTTTTATCTTCATTGTTCTCCGTGTACTGTGAAGGATAAATAAGGAGATTTCTATGTTTATTAAAGTCCAATTTATTACTATGAGACCTCATATTACAGACCTAGGGTTTACCGAAAAACATTCTACtaaagaatgaatacatttaaTACCATTCTAGAAAACCGCTATTTTTGTTGGCCTGTGCCGTCATTCGTATTTACTTCCAACGACATCCGGTTATTGTGATTTTTGCCTGGAGCAGTCAATCAAAGTGTTAAATCATCCAATCACTGCCAGGGTCGCACTGACTGGCACTGGCCGGTGGCCATGACAATGCAAAAGTGGCACGAGAAAATAACGATCACAGGCGTGTGCTTGCTAGCCGCCATCGCGCGTTATGGTGGGCTTATCtggtttgttttcattttcgcCCGTAAGGTGCCTCTACCTACCAGTACAGAATGTTTAATATTGTTGTTTACTAAATGGTAAATAATGCTTGTGATTGGCGTGATTGTATTACCGTAATAACGCGTAGTAATTTACTCAAACACCTGCAATCACCACAGGGTACCTTGCAGTGTTTGATCAAAACTGTTTCACAAAGTTATCTACTGGTTGAATAACAAgttagtaataaaattttatatcTAAACTGGACTAGAAAATTGCAGGTGTTGCAGTAAATTTAAATGGTTTTCACATTACTGTTGTTTATCAGTGTCAGTCGACAGGCTTCTTCCCATCAATGGAATCAAGGTCGTTGTCGTCGAAGATTCTCAGTGTCGTCTTATCACAATATTGGTTCCTTAGGAAATAAACATGACCATTTGAGGGGTCAACTTCCAGGTATATTCCGGTGATGCTATTGTTTGGTGTATTAGAAGACACACCTTCGCTGTTTTAATTACAAATCACAGAGCTACTGCCGTCCATCAACTGGACCCCTGTGGATGGTGGACATTTGCTGCCAATTCATCTCCATGACAGGCAGCGATAATCCTCGTCAACGGTTTCAAGTGATTTGCGGTACGATGTTTTGTCTACGTCATAgtgtaatttatttttattccacCTCATCGTTACTCAATTGAAATGTTCGCTGGGAATCATTCGTAAATGGAGGAACAGATTTATTGTTTATCAGTGGAATTCCATGGATAGATAGTTTCTATATGCAACATATTAGACAAAACTTCGTCAGCAATGTGGTAAGCTGTCTTTTAAGTTTAATGTTCATTTATTGGAACGCattgaaatttattcaaaaagaGATGTGTGAGAATGACTTGGGTTTTACAGTGTTTATGtttatatttatttgtttatagcCATCCAACCTGTTTGATCTCCATAGAATTCAGATGATTGATTGGATGGGCAAACCCCAGTAGAGACCATCCTTTTACACATCTTTTCTTCGAAATGGGcaaattacaaataacatcCCACAATATCAGATGTCAAGTAAACATGGTTTTCATGGTAAAACAATTAATTCTCATTAAACTAAGTGCGCAATGGTACGGACGCTTATAAAATCCTATTATTAACAATATCTTTTGGTAAAATTTATTTCCCAATTCCCTGAGTTCAATAAATGTTCTGTCTAAAAGCACACGTTTGTTTCCGTGTGTTTTTAGACGAAACATTTATTGGATTCGCTGATGATTCGTTTATGAtagcttttatgaccaaaatggtcatgaaaaccgcgaTAAGAGTACGATAAAACTCATATTGCTACTTGGGCAATATCTAGGCTACTTAATAAGGAGAcacgcatttttttttaataatagtgCTCTCACTAAGCAATAATACAAAGTCTTGGTCTTGGTACAGTATGGATCCTTATAATTCGGTCCAGTTTTGCCCATAAAACCGAGCTGGCGAATTACTTTGGAAACAACAGTCGATCGGTTCAAATTATAACTGACCTTGAGAAAAAAACAATCCCCAGGGCGTTGACATGTTTAGTCTTCTTTGGAGTCAACAATGTTTGGCTGTGACAGCTTAATTGAAAGTCATAATCTGACACTGAACCGTGCTAACGATGAATCGCCTCTTGCGACAGCAGTTGACGAAAACATCCATCAGCTTTCGCAAATTACGGCAATTTTCGATGGATCGAAGAACGAGATCTAattctggaaattaaataaaaagaaaacttatccaatttaattctactatgtatatataCGTactatatacactcaagtcgttttttacgcgaaggatacgtcacgcgtaaatcaaaactgcgtaaaaaaccgcgtaaattccgaaattcgcgtaaaaaacggcgtaaattccgaaattcgcgtaaaaaaccgcgtaaattccgaaatttgcgtaaaaaaccgcataaattccgaaattcgcgtaaaaatagtcgcttaaaaaaaccgcgtaaaaagcgacttcagtgtatatatatatatacatagtagaattaaattggataagttttgtttttatttaatttccaggtttcgtattctactaagacgctccaaaaacttcagagatCTAATTTTCAATCGTCCGCGTAGGCATTAACTTACATCTATCATGCAAAAGTAAAGCTACGTAGTTAAAGTACAACAAGAAATGCGATGGTCCTATGTTACGGCCTTGTGGTGAATACGCCCGATTTGCTTACGAATGGAGAGGAAAGATATGAATTGAGCTGTAGAAAAAACTTTAACACTCAACAAAATGTCGCGATGCACTAAGCCAGAAAAGTCTCCATAAAAGTTTccttacgtcttatgacaaaTCCTGCATAACATAATTCCTCCATCTAACCTGGTCCATGAGCAGCTAGTCTCCAGTTCCGTGGGTACCCAGTTTTcgccagatcttgctccacctggtctgGCCACCCAGCTCGGTTCCCTTCGTCCTTCGTCTTGTTCTTACCGGGTTCGATGCGAAAACATTTACttttccggcattctagcagcaTGCTCTGCCTAACGTATCTGTTCAGCTTTAATAGCTTTCTGAATACTGTGTTCATCCTTTGTCTCcgtacaccgttctcttgcacaccGTTCTTAGCATCCTcggttcgaaaactccgagggTTCGCAGGTCCGTCCGCTTCGCCCATAGAGGATAACCGATCTATTTTACCTTAACGGCCTTTGGCCTGCAcgtcattcaggtgttcgtcgtagTGTTGCTTCCACTTGAGTTTTCATTATCCGTACTGTCGTCTGTCCATCCTATCTCTGCACATTCCGACCATTGCGAGATTCGGTGATTTTTTTGATAGAATTCCGGTGTATCATAAAATCGGTACAGTTGCTCGAGTTCCTCGCACTCATTCTCCACTTGGTGGCGTACAAGAGGATAATGCGTTTTAACTTCCAGTGGTTGAACttccaagcagcaatttaagaTTTATTGCAATccactagtggttttcatgaccaatttcataaagcCCCTAGTAAAATTGTAAACTCAactagaactttctgatgactgcTATAAAATTGTTTTCCAACAAAGTGGTTCACTCTTCACAAGGTTCTTATAACCTCTTAAAGGATCtgattataagctcaagtagttttATCACACTGTGCTGAACATAACAATAAAACCGATCATGAATTTTGCTGTTGACAGCCACTggcataatttaataaagcgtTTCGTTTTGTTGCACAAAGCTATAAAGGATAACGCCTGCTCTGGTAATAGTTTGTCATCAGTCAGCCAGCTTTgtgaacttgaaaatatatatccgtgagcaaAACAGTTTCCgttttactgtcaaatcatcctgatcgatttggtttatagtgaCCATAATATCTAGTAAATTTTCGACAGTTTCCgtggttgtgcagcatatgcgttttaaattttataatatGGTATAATAGCTGGATAAAATCAACTccccatcgaaattttgcaagttttgaaaattatttgttttaatataataagtatattcaattagtcaatctcaatttctagcaaaatcattttaattcGTTTCCTGGGACATGAAAACGGATTGACGTTGACTTTCTTTCTGTAATTCACTCTTTGCTTTGGTGAAATTTTGTTTGCGGGCTAAAACAATACTCGAATGTGGCAATATGGTCTCGAATAAAAAGGTGTTTTCGGTGTTAAAccctaatattcttcataacagCAGCAAATCTGTTTGGTCTAGTTTTTACCATATTAATAGCActgtaaaactaacagatttattgatttattgtggtttggcaagcaaccgcaataaaatcaattttatattGGTACGCCCCAGTTataaaaaatctatacctataataacggatttctgtctgtctgtctgtctgtccgtatgttccttatagaatcgaaaactactgaaccaatcggcgtgaaaatatgcatgtgaaggtttttggggccaggaaaggttttagtgatggttagaaacccctccccccactaagagggggggctcccatacaaatgaaacacaaatttctgcataactcgagaactaatcaagcaaattgaacaaaatttggcatgtgggtgttttcggtgacaagaatttattctatggtaaattgaggggaattataactcctctcccctttaagagggggggcttccatacaaatttcctcataactcgagaactaattaagcaaatggaaccaaatttggcatgtgaaagttttcgaaggcaagaatattttctatggtgaattaggacccctcccaattttaagaggggggggggctcctatacaaaagaaattcaaatttcctcataactcgagaactaatcaagcaaatggaaccatatttggcatgtgggtgtttttggaagaaaccattttttctatgatgaattaggaccccttacctttttaagagggggggctctcatacaaacgaaatacaaatttcatcataactctggaactaatcaagcttcttcttcttcttcttcttcagcagcatagagccggggtggctcgtgctgtttcaagcactcgtctccattcaactcggtcttgggccactcgtcgccaatttcctagccgtctcagaagtcgcaaatcgctttcgatctggtcgagccatcgtgcacgttgggcccccctgttcctggtgccggtggggttgttgaagaagaccgttttcgtcgcactgtcgtccggcatccttacgacgtgtccggcccaccgtagcctgctaactttcgctagatgtacgatgggagtctctccaagcagtgcctgtagctcgtgattcatacgcctccgccactctccgctttcagtttgtactccgccaaatatcgtccgcagcactttccgctcaaacacggcaagggcgcgtatgtcctccgtaagcagcgtcacggcttcaagtccataaagaactaccggtctaataatggttttgtacattgttagcttcgtgcggcggcgtatgcttcctgatcgtagcgttttacgaagggcaaagtaggcccgatttcccgcttggatgcgccgctggatctccttactagtgttgttgtccgcggtcaccagcgatcccaaatacacgaactcctctaccacttctagttcgtcgccatcaacggttaccgtccgtgggaggcgcgcatttgtttcctttgagcctcttcctttcatatatttggtcttcgacgcatttatttttagcccaattctcctagactccgctttcagtctggcgtagattgcctccgccgtcgcaaagttcctggcaatgatattggagtcatctgcaaagcctagaagttggctactcttggtaaaaatcgtgcctctcgtttcgatgcccgctcgtcgggtcACCccatcaagagcgatgttgaacagcatgcaggatagaccgtcaccttgtctcaaccctcgtcgcgtctcgaagggactcgagagtgtcccagagatgcgtacgaaacacatcactcgatccaatgtagctctgatcagtcgcgtcagtttgtccggaaaaccgtattcgtgcattatctaccatagcttttCTCGATCGACcgtatcgtatactgctttgaaatcaataaagatgtgatgcgtgggcacgttgtactcccgacatttctgcaagatctgtcggatagtaaaaatttggtccgtagttgcgcgagcccccttgaaacccgcctgataattccctacgaaaccttgtgctatcggtgacagccggcgtgacaggatctgggagagtaccttgtaggcggcgtttactagcgtaataccacgatagttgcagcagtctagccgatcaccctttttgtagatgggacaaaccactccttccatccattcctccggtagcttttccttctcccaaatcctcgaaataacccagtgtagagccattgctagcgtttctccgccatgtttataaagctctgccggtaggcagtccttcccagcggctttattggtcttcagcagcctgatttctcgtttgaattcttggagatcaggtgctaggacatcactatcttccatgggcgctgctaggttaatttccgttccgcctccttctgcgacttcgccattgaggtgttcatcgaagaactgcttccacctgtcgaccatctcgcgctcgtttgttattagatttcctccctcgtccctacacatgtcaggtttcggtgtgtagcccttccgagtttggttcaccttctcataaaacttgctcgtgtcattagctcggaatagttgctctaatttttcacgatctctgtcctccttttggcgcttttttctctcctcaggatcgtggtcaactggttcctagctcgtcggtatttggccaggttctctctagtggcaatacttagatattttttccatgcatttttttttctcctccaccgcttgttggcattccccatcaaaccaatcattttgtgtactccgaggctcaatacctagtgccgcggtagccgaggccgagcgtattctgccccaaccgtcttcgaggtttgaagcacctaactcctcggaagaaggcagtgcctcattcagtactcgcgcgtagttctcggcagcttgtgggttatctagctgcctgatgttcagccgaggagggcggctttgacgtgtccggtatacggtggacagctttgagcgcccATGTActactactaggtaatggtcagaatcaatatccgcaccccgacggaagtgtacgttcgtgatgttagagaagaaccggccctctacgagaacgtggtcaatttggttcattgtacgttggtcaggtgatctccaggtggctttgtggatccttgcgcgggaaaaaggtgcttcggatcaccaggcctcgggaagctgcgaagtttatacatcgttggccgttatcgtttgtgtcggtgtgcaggctatggggtcctaccaccggtctatacatttcttccctaccgacctgggcgttcatatccccaatgacgatcttgatgtcccgtgacgagcagctgtcgtacgttgcttccagcctcgcgtagaacgcttctttctcatcgtcgggtctaccttcgtgcgggcagtgcacgttaatgatgctataattgaagaaacggccctttatcctcaatacacacattcgctcgttgatcgccttccaatctatcacgcgatcctgcattccgcccagtactacaaagcccgttcccagttcgttggtagcgccaccgctctggtaaaactgggcctttccgccacggatcttccataccttctctcctttgcgacagatttcctgcagagctacgatgccgagtttgcggggttccagctgttcaatcagcacccgctcgcaacctgcgaaatttagcgatctgcagttccaagtcccgagtctccattcgtcgtccttattccgtcgcctaggtcgatgccgaatattccgctccgaatatgcttgaatgttgttagtttaagtttaatttaggtgtgtagccgtactggggcaacactaccgagtcacgcgatggggctgccatcttatagtgccgagactcactatacctccttcccggttagtatacgaccttagtttccaccggggttggttacccgatcttcgctaaggttgctcgtattccggctggtaccacgaggaggtcgggatcggagttgctggataagaggctaacgaccactatggggtctatattccgcattatccagccgtttaccaacctgcCGTTTCATGGTCCTGCATATTCTAATTTACCGCCAAATGTTGAACGCAACTCCCGGACTTCAGCTGGTAGGTTGTAATGCGCTGGACACGTGGTCACTAAAGCCATTTTTAGCAGAGAAACAGGAAGCGAAAAGTCAGTCACTGGTTATGTACTGTAGAGGATCACGGAATCAGgcaataatctatttatataagaggcttatgtctgtaccgaaaaccaggtctctgataggacgtcataagaggcttatcggtaactaaaaccaGGTCCCTGACCAGGAcccagtcacctcactggtcgactgctggactgctcgattgctcaactggttgactagactgctggactggactggtcgattagactgctcgatttgattgctcgactggacttctcaactgaactgctcgactgaactgttcgattcgacttctcgattcaactgcttgattgtacagattgacttgactgcttgactgaacagctcgatttaactgctcgagtggactactcgattcgactgcttgacacatatgcttgacttactactcgacttgactgctctacTTAACTGCACGGttgcactgctcgactggactgttcgattcgactgctcgactggactgcttgactgaacagcatgatttatctgctcgactagactgcccgatgcaactgttcgattcgacgctcgactcaactgctcgatttgactgcttaattccactgctcgactggactactcgactcgacaactcgaatgaactgcctgattcaactactcgattcgactattcgaatcgggtgctcgactcaactgctcaacctgattgctcgattcaactgttcgactagactacacgatttgattgctcgactcaactaacaGCTTGATtctacagctcgactagactgctcgacttagccactcaacccgactgcttgactcaactgcttgacttaactgtttgattcgacagctcgacttaactgctcgattcaactgcttgactggactactcaactgaactgctcgactcaactgttcgacttaactgctcgactgaaccgtttgacccaactgctcgactagactgctcaactcaactgctcgactagactactcgattcaactgctcgacgggactactcgacttaactactggattaaactgcttgactggactgctcgattaaactgctcgactcgactgctcggttcaactggccatctcgactgctcgacttaactgctcggcttaactgcttgactgaacagcttgatttaactgctcgactagactgcttgatttgactgctcgactcaactgtttgacttctgtttgattcgacagctcgactcaattgctcgattcaaatgctcgatacaactgctcgactcaactgctcgactggactactcgactagactattcgactcaactgctcgaataaaccgtttgactggactactcgactcaactgctcgaataaactgatcgactggactacttgtctcaactgctcgactcgactgctcgaatgaactgctcgactcgactgatcgaatgaaccgctcgactcgactgctcgaatgaactgctcgacactactcgaatgaactgctcgactcgactgctcgaatgaacagctcgactcaactgtttaacttaaccgcttgacccgactgcttgacaaaaccattcgattcgactgcttgactcaaatGCTCGACTAGATTACTCGTTTCAACTGcgcgactggactactcgacttaattgctcgattaaactgctcgactgaactgcttaattta contains these protein-coding regions:
- the LOC128733151 gene encoding uncharacterized protein LOC128733151 isoform X1, producing MDQVIMCLDGTNGTVGSLPVASSQQLLEKAAREELSSDDVAIDLQAGSNKGDNYIGIVFRARVECRRTGKHLNIIAKLPPQNEARRKQFFARPSFEREISFYTEIYPMLEQFQREKGIDTTDGEQSFNQIPRCLRTCLVECEEVILMRDLKEDGFDMFDRHKELSVEHFRLVIKALGRLHALSFALKDQHPERIEQFRGMKELFTSREEDEQMDAWFTVLITRTLETLDPEKEPDVYAKTKKALDGKFMDMVKELTLGEAAEPYAVICHGDCWNNNMLFKHENEVPVDFRLLDWQISRYASPVLDLMYFIFSASNKAFRDQHYEDLMDCYYESLSSFLKRLGSDPERLFPRKALDQQLKQFGRFGLLMAVMILPVITTKSEDVPDLEEMAEKMENGVDLTQEVNQFRSEDTEATYRQKMSDCCRDMVQFGYI
- the LOC128733151 gene encoding uncharacterized protein LOC128733151 isoform X2, which produces MCLDGTNGTVGSLPVASSQQLLEKAAREELSSDDVAIDLQAGSNKGDNYIGIVFRARVECRRTGKHLNIIAKLPPQNEARRKQFFARPSFEREISFYTEIYPMLEQFQREKGIDTTDGEQSFNQIPRCLRTCLVECEEVILMRDLKEDGFDMFDRHKELSVEHFRLVIKALGRLHALSFALKDQHPERIEQFRGMKELFTSREEDEQMDAWFTVLITRTLETLDPEKEPDVYAKTKKALDGKFMDMVKELTLGEAAEPYAVICHGDCWNNNMLFKHENEVPVDFRLLDWQISRYASPVLDLMYFIFSASNKAFRDQHYEDLMDCYYESLSSFLKRLGSDPERLFPRKALDQQLKQFGRFGLLMAVMILPVITTKSEDVPDLEEMAEKMENGVDLTQEVNQFRSEDTEATYRQKMSDCCRDMVQFGYI